One Amblyomma americanum isolate KBUSLIRL-KWMA chromosome 8, ASM5285725v1, whole genome shotgun sequence DNA window includes the following coding sequences:
- the LOC144100440 gene encoding uncharacterized protein LOC144100440 — MADPEWRAEEAASPPDPDPEQAVPKSLAKLENAKGCFSGADIDYRCPCTATQYNTCQISRKLPLWNEFLIHIRLHLSLLPGRSGNLCLTPIPGDHLSLHELEQPQTHRASTLLYWLLRNHHCVTFVQVHPLALSIHAHIFANALHSNTSVKVLKLHFSHYCMPESVCTAIPTLKNLEELEFKSNGMCPPNMAPVLSRLVRTTASLVSLNTSEALLDNHEGEVAFFTALAANSTLRELSVRYRPRTDAYRRALCHYLKSTATLTTLKIVAVLEMNTQSWLSSVLEGIVANKTLSSLTLKYFRIDREFAQYLANIILGNKVLRILHIDSFSGISQSQPLNVCDCCLEAVIGNEILEELSLPIQFWQPESWELLFKELPRKVMLQKVTVQSYMWDREPLRHVCKVLSGSGAEEKVHLGTYYHDGNMSGWECRGFSEVWFFNRNLRSFERSTLQRLTSLSYIRTVCFTLSGDDFSLAPIIADYIRETLTLRVLKLFASPNDSDPNVPNTWWSVILESLSANRSISELIVTVTNVNLEDVEGLADAVMLSAHIRRLDMCLRIPTGPSAFVRRLSANIDANYTITGVILRAGMRPTKDWFSVLNAVRRNSDLVTRATLFATATICDKFNAIALEVVSQHPALVREFSEVLSTSEAEGASMIRNALLVIQGIHDFMRVAGVVKERVVCQPRADGSMQLDELDSDSWRHVRQYLLVQDIKDSD; from the exons ATGGCGGACCCTGAATGGCGCGCCGAGGAGGCAGCATCGCCACCCGATCCTGACCCTGAGCAAGCAGTTCCGAAGTCGTTAGCCAAGCTGGAAAACGCCAAGGGTTGCTTCTCTGGAGCGGACATAGACTACCGCTGTCCCTGCACAGCTACGCAGTACAACACTTGCCAGATCTCCCGGAAATTGCCCTTATGGAACGAGTTCTTGATTCACATACGCCTCCATCTAAGCTTATTACCAGGAAGAAGTGGAAATCTCTGCCTGACTCCCATCCCTGGCGACCACCTCAGCCTGCATGAGCTAGAGCAACCTCAAACGCACCGAGCTTCTACGCTTCTCTACTGGTTGCTCAGGAATCACCACTGCGTGACCTTCGTACAAGTGCACCCGCTCGCGTTGAGCATTCACGCTCACATTTTTGCCAATGCCCTGCATTCCAACACATCCGTGAAAGTACTGAAACTGCACTTTTCCCACTACTGCATGCCGGAGAGCGTCTGCACAGCCATCCCCACGCTCAAAAATTTGGAGGAGTTGGAGTTCAAGTCCAACGGCATGTGTCCACCAAACATGGCGCCAGTACTATCAAGGCTCGTCCGCACGACAGCATCCCTAGTGAGCCTGAACACGTCTGAAGCACTGTTAGATAACCACGAAGGCGAAGTGGCCTTCTTCACAGCCCTCGCAGCGAACTCGACTCTGAGAGAACTGTCCGTACGTTACCGGCCTAGAACCGACGCATACCGGCGGGCTTTGTGCCATTACTTGAAGTCCACCGCCACTCTAACGACGTTGAAGATTGTGGCAGTCCTTGAAATGAATACTCAAAGTTGGCTCAGCTCTGTTCTCGAGGGAATCGTGGCGAACAAAACCCTGTCATCCCTAACCCTTAAATATTTTAGAATTGATCGGGAGTTCGCGCAGTACTTAGCGAATATCATTTTAGGAAACAAAGTACTGCGCATTCTTCATATTGACTCATTTTCGGGGATATCGCAGTCTCAACCTCTCAACGTCTGTGACTGCTGCCTCGAGGCTGTCATAGGAAACGAAATACTCGAAGAACTCAGCCTTCCCATCCAATTCTGGCAGCCTGAAAGCTGGGAGTTGCTTTTCAAGGAACTGCCTCGTAAAGTCATGCTGCAAAAGGTGACCGTTCAGTCTTACATGTGGGACAGAGAACCGCTTCGGCACGTCTGCAAGGTGCTGAGCGGAAGCGGTGCTGAAGAGAAAGTTCATCTGGGAACTTACTACCATGACGGTAACATGAGTGGATGGGAATGCAGAGGCTTTTCAGAAGTCTGGTTTTTCAACCGCAACCTTCGCAGCTTCGAGCGCAGCACCCTACAGCGCCTGACTTCTCTCAGCTATATTAGGACCGTATGCTTTACCCTATCCGGAGATGACTTCTCGCTCGCTCCGATCATCGCCGATTACATTCGCGAAACGTTAACACTGCGCGTGCTTAAACTCTTCGCTTCACCTAATGACAGCGACCCCAATGTCCCGAATACCTGGTGGAGCGTCATTCTCGAGTCGCTGTCTGCAAACAGAAGCATAAGTGAACTGATTGTCACCGTAACTAACGTGAACCTTGAAGACGTCGAGGGCTTGGCGGACGCAGTGATGTTGAGTGCACATATAAGAAGACTCGATATGTGTCTTCGGATTCCCACTGGACCAAGCGCCTTTGTTCGGAGGCTGTCGGCGAATATTGATGCCAACTACACGATCACTGGGGTCATTCTCCGTGCCGGAATGAGGCCTACAAAGGACTGGTTTTCAGTGTTGAATGCGGTGCGGCGCAACTCTGACCTCGTGACCCGAGCTACCTTATTTGCGACGGCTACCATATGTGACAA GTTcaacgccattgctctggaggtggTGTCACAGCACCCTGCCCTTGTTCGAGAATTTTCGGAAGTCTTGTCGACAAGTGAAGCCGAGGGCGCATCTATGATTCGAAATGCTCTTCTCGTCATCCAAGGCATCCACGACTTCATGCGAGTGGCTGGCGTTGTCAAAGAGCGAGTCGTGTGCCAGCCGCGTGCCGACGGCAGTATGCAGCTGGACGAGCTTGACTCGGACAGCTGGCGACACGTGAGACAATACCTGTTGGTGCAGGACATCAAGGACTCGGACTGA